A window from Candidatus Deferrimicrobiaceae bacterium encodes these proteins:
- a CDS encoding universal stress protein gives MFTKILLSTDFSECSGEAAGVARSLAERFGSRVVLLHVLDEPATLDPMFRGDIPLEMLRSRMEQFAQENMDAFLGRHFSGFENFDTLLATGIPYREIIGKAREVAADLIVIGTHGRTGVEHVIFGSTAEKVVRMAPCPVLTVRKSGKEFVQP, from the coding sequence ATGTTCACGAAGATCCTGTTGTCCACGGATTTCTCCGAATGCTCCGGGGAGGCCGCCGGGGTGGCGAGGTCCCTGGCGGAGCGGTTCGGCTCGCGGGTCGTGCTGCTTCACGTGCTCGACGAGCCGGCGACGCTCGACCCGATGTTCCGCGGGGACATCCCGCTGGAAATGCTCCGGAGCCGGATGGAGCAGTTCGCGCAGGAGAACATGGACGCGTTTCTCGGGCGGCATTTCTCCGGTTTCGAGAACTTTGACACGTTGCTCGCCACGGGAATACCCTACAGGGAAATCATCGGAAAGGCTCGGGAAGTCGCAGCGGATCTCATCGTGATCGGAACGCACGGCCGGACGGGGGTGGAGCACGTGATCTTCGGCAGCACGGCGGAAAAGGTGGTTCGCATGGCCCCGTGCCCCGTCCTCACCGTCCGGAAGAGCGGCAAGGAGTTTGTCCAGCCGTGA
- a CDS encoding HU family DNA-binding protein: MTLPPSSAFNEINFHDDSRSAGFLPSGDPVHYPIPTGGDAMTKAELVAFMAKKAGLTKGKAEGALHGFTEAVTSILKRGGRLALTGFGTFSVSNRKARMGRNPQTGAQIKIKATKVPKFTAGKSLKEAVGGKKK, translated from the coding sequence TTGACACTCCCTCCCTCTTCGGCATTCAATGAAATCAATTTTCATGACGATAGTCGATCCGCCGGGTTTCTTCCATCCGGGGATCCCGTCCACTACCCCATACCGACAGGAGGAGATGCAATGACGAAGGCAGAACTGGTTGCGTTCATGGCAAAAAAGGCGGGCCTTACGAAGGGCAAGGCCGAAGGGGCGCTCCACGGGTTCACCGAGGCCGTCACGTCGATCCTGAAGAGGGGAGGCAGGCTTGCCCTGACGGGTTTCGGGACGTTCAGCGTCAGCAACCGGAAGGCCAGGATGGGTCGGAACCCGCAGACCGGCGCCCAGATCAAGATCAAGGCGACGAAGGTTCCCAAGTTCACGGCCGGCAAGTCTCTCAAGGAAGCGGTCGGGGGGAAGAAGAAATAG
- the gcvH gene encoding glycine cleavage system protein GcvH, giving the protein MPAPVDRRYARTHVWARPENTGDVRVGFTRVPCSWLGDVVYAELPAPGTDVRAGEPIGLVESSVAVCEVVAPVSGVVVDVNPVVEGSPETITADPFEGGWLLAIRPSDPAEVGSLLSGEEYDRLFPSEE; this is encoded by the coding sequence CTGCCCGCCCCCGTCGACCGCAGATACGCGCGCACCCATGTGTGGGCGCGACCCGAGAACACCGGGGACGTCCGCGTGGGCTTCACCCGCGTGCCCTGTTCCTGGCTGGGGGATGTCGTCTACGCCGAGCTTCCCGCGCCCGGAACCGATGTCCGGGCGGGCGAGCCGATCGGGCTGGTGGAGTCGTCGGTCGCGGTCTGCGAGGTCGTGGCCCCGGTCTCGGGGGTAGTCGTGGACGTCAACCCCGTCGTGGAAGGATCCCCCGAAACGATCACCGCCGACCCGTTCGAGGGAGGGTGGCTGCTCGCCATCCGTCCGTCGGATCCCGCGGAGGTGGGCTCCCTCCTGAGCGGGGAGGAGTATGACCGGCTCTTCCCGTCGGAGGAGTAG
- a CDS encoding rhomboid family intramembrane serine protease — protein sequence MNYGLIALNCAVFLYQLGLGDRLTGFVDTYAVIPFRFVHMFLRHPAELLTPLSAMFLHGGWMHLLGNMLYLYIFGDNVEGTLGRGRYLLFYLACGALSFLAQIAFQSNSMVPNIGASGAIAGVLGAYFLLFPKARILTLVPLFFFFPVVEIPAFFFLGIWFLLQFLSGAATIGQTSALTGGVAWWAHIGGFLAGMILLKLIMPRGSARRPIIV from the coding sequence GTGAATTACGGGCTGATCGCCCTGAACTGCGCCGTGTTCCTCTACCAGCTGGGCCTGGGTGACCGGCTGACGGGATTCGTCGATACCTACGCGGTCATCCCGTTCCGCTTCGTGCATATGTTTCTCCGGCACCCGGCGGAGCTGCTGACGCCCCTTTCCGCCATGTTCCTTCACGGCGGATGGATGCACCTGCTCGGCAACATGCTCTACCTCTACATCTTCGGGGACAACGTGGAAGGCACGCTGGGCCGCGGCAGGTACCTCCTGTTCTACCTGGCGTGCGGCGCCCTCTCCTTCCTCGCCCAGATCGCGTTCCAGTCGAATTCCATGGTTCCCAACATCGGGGCATCCGGGGCGATCGCGGGAGTGCTCGGGGCGTACTTCCTCCTTTTCCCGAAGGCGCGGATTCTGACGCTGGTGCCGCTGTTCTTCTTCTTCCCCGTGGTGGAGATCCCGGCCTTCTTCTTTCTGGGGATCTGGTTTCTCCTCCAGTTTCTGAGCGGGGCGGCGACGATCGGCCAAACCTCCGCCCTCACGGGGGGCGTGGCGTGGTGGGCCCACATCGGAGGGTTCCTCGCGGGCATGATTCTGCTGAAACTGATCATGCCGCGCGGCTCCGCGCGCAGGCCCATCATCGTCTGA
- a CDS encoding energy transducer TonB, protein MPNRHLLKNWIALSVLFHLTGLVLASMIPLAPLRPPDVMVVDLADLPRTIDFPRPQPGIVEGAPPKPPAPAPPRPVRREKPPPPPPRELAGRVPDLPVNPELPPEKEFPVPRPRKETAPPAGSELTQVARAGDLSRDTAPPPPAPPEPPSSAAPKSLREITPSLGKMVMAKADPGAGRGEGTSSGNAVGTGGKAVEKGPITEEQGGGAHLTALNAPEIQYISYFAGIKRKIELVWQYPQEAAAAGLQGDLIIDFVIGRSGKLESVELLQGSGHKVLDDEALGSIRKASPYNPIPDAYKIPHLRIRAHFIYEMHSLRIR, encoded by the coding sequence ATGCCGAACCGTCATTTGCTGAAAAACTGGATCGCCCTCTCCGTCCTGTTCCATCTGACGGGATTGGTGCTGGCGTCGATGATTCCCCTCGCCCCGCTTCGGCCCCCGGACGTGATGGTCGTGGACCTGGCCGACCTGCCGCGAACCATCGACTTCCCGCGGCCGCAGCCGGGAATCGTCGAGGGCGCCCCTCCGAAGCCTCCCGCTCCTGCTCCCCCGAGGCCGGTCCGGAGGGAGAAGCCGCCCCCTCCCCCGCCGAGGGAACTCGCGGGGCGCGTTCCCGATCTGCCGGTCAACCCCGAGCTTCCCCCCGAGAAGGAGTTTCCCGTCCCCCGGCCGAGGAAGGAGACCGCCCCGCCCGCCGGGAGCGAGCTGACCCAGGTCGCCCGTGCGGGGGACCTGTCGCGGGACACCGCCCCCCCTCCCCCGGCGCCTCCCGAGCCGCCTTCCTCCGCCGCGCCCAAGTCCCTCCGGGAGATCACTCCCTCCCTGGGAAAGATGGTCATGGCGAAAGCGGACCCCGGGGCGGGACGGGGCGAGGGGACGTCATCCGGAAACGCGGTGGGAACGGGGGGGAAAGCCGTCGAGAAAGGGCCGATCACCGAGGAGCAGGGGGGCGGGGCCCACCTCACCGCTCTGAACGCCCCGGAGATCCAGTACATCTCCTACTTCGCCGGCATCAAGCGGAAGATCGAGCTCGTCTGGCAGTATCCGCAGGAAGCCGCGGCCGCGGGGCTCCAGGGAGACCTGATCATCGATTTCGTCATCGGGCGGAGCGGGAAACTGGAGTCCGTGGAGCTTCTGCAGGGGTCCGGACACAAGGTCCTGGACGACGAGGCGCTCGGTTCCATCCGCAAGGCGTCGCCCTACAACCCGATTCCCGACGCGTACAAGATCCCCCACCTGAGGATCCGGGCCCACTTCATTTACGAGATGCACTCCCTCCGGATCCGGTAG